A genomic stretch from Cytophagia bacterium CHB2 includes:
- a CDS encoding sigma-70 family RNA polymerase sigma factor, whose amino-acid sequence MARLTGGNRSRTDQSLEKYLQEISEVPLLSPEAEIELAKLIKKGDEEALERLTKANLRFVVSVAKQYQNQGLSLGDLINEGNLGLIKAASRFDETRGFKFISYAVWWIRQSILQALAEQSRVVRLPLNRVGALNKIGKALSSLEQEFEREPSAHEIADKVEMTPYEVSDTLKISGKHVSLDAPFNQDEESRLLDVLENEEMPSPDNNLMSESLRVEVERALETLTGREAEVVKLYFGLGREHPLTLEEIGELFKLTRERVRQIKEKAIKRLRHASRSKPLRSYLG is encoded by the coding sequence GTGGCGAGACTCACTGGTGGGAACCGTTCTAGAACGGATCAATCCCTAGAGAAGTATCTCCAGGAAATCAGTGAAGTTCCTCTTTTATCCCCCGAAGCCGAAATCGAGCTCGCCAAGCTCATTAAAAAGGGTGATGAGGAAGCATTAGAAAGACTTACCAAAGCGAATCTACGATTCGTTGTTAGTGTCGCTAAACAGTATCAAAATCAAGGACTTTCACTAGGAGATCTCATCAATGAAGGCAATCTCGGCTTGATTAAAGCCGCAAGCCGGTTTGATGAGACACGCGGTTTCAAGTTTATCTCCTATGCAGTATGGTGGATTCGCCAGTCGATTTTGCAGGCACTGGCCGAACAATCTCGCGTGGTTCGCCTGCCGCTCAACCGTGTCGGCGCGCTCAATAAAATTGGGAAAGCGCTGAGTTCGCTTGAGCAGGAGTTCGAGCGCGAGCCTTCGGCGCATGAAATTGCCGACAAAGTCGAGATGACGCCCTACGAAGTCTCCGACACATTGAAAATTTCCGGCAAGCATGTTTCGCTGGATGCACCGTTCAACCAGGATGAAGAAAGCCGGTTGCTCGATGTGCTCGAAAATGAAGAAATGCCCTCGCCGGATAATAATTTGATGAGCGAATCCCTACGCGTTGAAGTTGAACGCGCGCTTGAGACACTGACCGGACGTGAGGCCGAAGTGGTCAAGCTCTATTTCGGTTTGGGACGGGAACACCCTCTAACGCTCGAAGAAATCGGCGAGCTGTTCAAACTGACCCGTGAGCGGGTGAGACAAATCAAGGAGAAGGCGATCAAACGCCTCCGGCATGCTTCCCGAAGCAAGCCGCTCCGCAGCTACCTCGGTTAA
- a CDS encoding M23 family metallopeptidase: MGDKKIKLILFSLQGSEVKTVNLSWKRIISIMFSSFVVMLLMVGSSIALFTDYYKDERITSLNRSNQALTKQLQHMSTKVNELDGRMQTVEQNDDDLRVFTELPRIDPDVRKAGTGGALGDYVDVDLNSLPEGVKSETKRVNHMLSVLEKRIELHFDNIKDVKDKIASDNAQLKHTPSIRPVEAGRITDKYGKRLDPFIERVKHHNGVDISAEIGTEVYSAAAGVVIAAKSTYSLGQGYGRHVIIDHGYGYRTLYGHLSEVWVKEGQKIERWDVIGLVGNTGRTTGPHLHFEVHKDDAPVDPLNFFLN, encoded by the coding sequence ATGGGCGATAAAAAGATTAAGCTGATCTTGTTTTCGCTACAGGGGTCGGAAGTCAAAACGGTTAATTTGTCGTGGAAGAGGATCATTTCTATCATGTTCTCATCATTTGTGGTGATGCTGCTGATGGTCGGTTCTTCGATTGCCTTATTTACCGACTATTATAAGGATGAACGCATCACCAGTCTCAATCGCTCGAATCAAGCCTTGACCAAGCAACTCCAGCATATGAGTACGAAGGTCAACGAGCTTGACGGACGCATGCAAACCGTTGAGCAAAACGACGACGATTTGCGCGTGTTCACCGAACTCCCGCGCATCGATCCGGACGTGCGCAAGGCCGGCACGGGCGGCGCGCTGGGAGATTATGTCGATGTCGATTTGAATTCGCTGCCGGAAGGCGTCAAGAGTGAGACCAAGCGCGTCAATCACATGCTTTCCGTTCTGGAAAAGCGCATCGAGCTGCATTTCGACAACATTAAAGATGTGAAAGACAAAATCGCCAGTGACAACGCGCAGCTCAAGCATACGCCTTCGATTCGCCCGGTGGAAGCCGGCCGCATCACCGACAAATACGGCAAGCGTCTCGATCCGTTCATTGAACGCGTCAAGCATCACAACGGCGTCGATATTTCCGCTGAAATCGGCACCGAGGTCTATTCCGCCGCTGCCGGCGTCGTGATTGCCGCCAAATCGACGTATAGCCTGGGTCAGGGTTATGGCCGTCATGTGATCATCGATCACGGCTATGGCTACCGCACGCTCTACGGCCACCTTTCCGAAGTCTGGGTAAAAGAAGGCCAGAAGATCGAGCGCTGGGATGTGATCGGCCTCGTCGGAAACACCGGACGCACCACCGGACCGCATCTGCACTTCGAAGTGCATAAAGACGATGCGCCGGTCGATCCGTTGAACTTCTTTTTGAACTGA